In the Pseudothauera hydrothermalis genome, one interval contains:
- a CDS encoding metal ABC transporter substrate-binding protein, with the protein MKRLLLFLAAFIALPVWALDVVATTSSMGMLARTVGGPQVSVTELAPPDRDAHMLQARPSMLRALRDAQLVVAVGAELEIGWLPAAIKGAANSAILPGRPGYFEAAAQVPLLDAGQAADRAQGDVHPAGNPHVSLDPLRMATIASALAERLAQLDPASAAAYRERAKHFAAAVEAKLPAWKRQAAGSGGAVLYHKDGIYLLHALGIPLHGTLEPVPGLAPTAAHLETLAGKLKDKGRKKGVIVHTPYQPPAGAEKLTSLTGWPIAVLPIDPPSGANADDYFALIDRWVAALSK; encoded by the coding sequence ATGAAGCGATTGTTGCTCTTCCTGGCTGCTTTTATTGCCCTGCCGGTTTGGGCGCTCGATGTGGTCGCCACCACCTCGAGTATGGGCATGCTTGCGCGCACCGTCGGCGGACCGCAGGTCAGCGTAACGGAGCTTGCACCGCCCGACCGCGATGCGCACATGCTGCAAGCGCGGCCGTCGATGCTGCGCGCGCTACGCGATGCGCAACTGGTGGTCGCCGTTGGCGCCGAGCTCGAAATCGGCTGGCTGCCGGCAGCGATCAAGGGCGCGGCCAACAGCGCCATCCTGCCGGGCCGACCTGGTTACTTCGAGGCCGCCGCTCAGGTACCACTGCTCGATGCCGGGCAGGCCGCCGATCGTGCGCAAGGCGATGTGCATCCGGCCGGCAATCCGCACGTCAGCCTCGATCCGCTGCGCATGGCGACCATAGCCAGCGCTTTGGCTGAACGGCTTGCGCAACTCGATCCCGCGAGTGCAGCCGCTTACCGCGAACGTGCAAAGCACTTTGCCGCCGCGGTCGAGGCAAAGCTGCCCGCCTGGAAGCGGCAGGCAGCCGGTAGCGGCGGCGCGGTGCTCTATCACAAGGATGGTATCTATCTGCTGCATGCGCTGGGTATCCCCCTGCACGGCACGCTGGAGCCGGTCCCGGGTTTGGCACCGACTGCTGCACACCTCGAAACCTTGGCTGGGAAGCTTAAGGACAAGGGGCGCAAGAAGGGCGTGATCGTGCACACACCCTACCAGCCCCCGGCAGGCGCCGAAAAGCTCACCAGTCTGACCGGCTGGCCAATCGCCGTGCTGCCGATCGACCCACCTTCCGGCGCCAATGCCGATGACTACTTCGCACTGATCGACCGCTGGGTTGCGGCGCTGTCGAAATGA
- a CDS encoding TonB-dependent receptor, which produces MCISSLADVHNVTKLKSSTAGRAETTDAAFPAPPTRTPHSLQALSTLRKPANFKENFMQSRALLSRLPLIAALMLIGQPAIADDDLKALRAEIAQLKQAYEQRIAALEKRLKDAESTPAPVAAAAPAGKVSAGSDFNPQISLTLDGVYFRDNKKGGSVEMYEHIDGINHSHEHEGHDHGGLERGFNLRETELAFSATVSPHFDATAMMTVSSEGDVELEEAYFDTRSLPYGLKVRGGKFLSGIGYLNAQHPHQWDFVDQNLPYRTLLGDHGLLDTGLRLSWLPKTGNWYTQIGFELLQGKEQTFATSGEDTPTERADGNPLAATAAGELSSAKAGPRLTTLFMKFGPDLGNDHALQFGGWYARSNQHQEVHDHTGENPAALVHALEGKGKVWGLDAVYKYDAGGYGGKGDFKLIGEYLRLNKDLKIAFHENGALVGQKRDFTQDGIVLQGTYGFLPHWQAGVRYDATGLTKNDIHGPAGKIRDYGKSDRWTFALTRQIDHFSLLRLQASRADLWVEGEKEKVNQIFLQYQHSLGAHGAHSF; this is translated from the coding sequence TTGTGTATTTCTTCTCTGGCTGATGTTCACAACGTCACAAAGCTCAAATCCTCGACAGCCGGCAGAGCGGAAACAACCGATGCTGCGTTTCCCGCCCCGCCGACGCGGACTCCTCATTCTCTTCAAGCGCTAAGCACCTTGCGAAAACCTGCCAACTTTAAGGAGAACTTCATGCAGAGCCGCGCCTTACTTTCACGCTTGCCGCTGATCGCGGCCTTGATGCTGATCGGCCAACCGGCCATTGCAGACGACGATCTGAAAGCCCTGCGCGCCGAAATCGCGCAGCTCAAACAAGCCTACGAGCAGCGTATCGCCGCGCTGGAAAAGCGCTTGAAGGATGCCGAAAGCACTCCGGCGCCCGTGGCCGCCGCAGCGCCGGCCGGCAAGGTCAGCGCAGGCTCCGATTTCAACCCGCAGATCTCACTGACCCTCGACGGCGTCTATTTCCGCGACAACAAAAAAGGCGGCAGCGTCGAAATGTATGAACACATCGACGGCATCAACCACAGCCACGAGCACGAGGGCCACGACCATGGCGGACTCGAGCGCGGCTTCAACCTGCGGGAGACCGAGTTGGCCTTCTCGGCAACGGTCAGCCCGCATTTCGACGCGACGGCGATGATGACCGTCAGCTCCGAAGGCGACGTCGAGCTCGAGGAGGCCTATTTCGACACGCGCAGCCTGCCTTATGGTTTAAAGGTCCGAGGCGGCAAATTTCTCTCCGGCATCGGCTACCTGAACGCCCAGCATCCGCATCAGTGGGACTTCGTCGACCAGAACCTGCCCTACCGCACGCTGCTGGGTGACCACGGCCTGCTCGATACCGGCCTGCGCCTTAGCTGGCTGCCTAAAACCGGCAACTGGTACACACAGATCGGTTTTGAGCTTTTGCAAGGCAAGGAACAGACCTTCGCCACGAGCGGCGAGGACACCCCCACGGAACGTGCCGATGGAAATCCGCTGGCCGCCACGGCGGCAGGCGAACTATCGTCTGCAAAAGCCGGCCCGCGTCTGACCACGCTATTCATGAAGTTCGGTCCTGATCTCGGCAACGATCACGCCTTGCAGTTCGGCGGTTGGTATGCCCGCTCCAACCAGCATCAGGAAGTGCATGACCATACCGGCGAAAATCCGGCCGCCCTGGTACATGCGCTCGAAGGCAAGGGTAAGGTCTGGGGCCTCGATGCGGTCTACAAGTACGATGCCGGCGGATATGGCGGCAAAGGTGACTTCAAGTTGATCGGCGAGTATCTACGCCTGAACAAGGACCTCAAGATCGCCTTCCACGAAAACGGTGCGCTGGTCGGCCAAAAGCGCGACTTCACACAAGATGGCATCGTCTTGCAGGGCACCTATGGCTTTCTGCCGCACTGGCAAGCCGGCGTGCGCTACGACGCGACCGGTCTGACGAAAAACGACATCCATGGCCCGGCCGGCAAGATCCGAGACTACGGCAAGTCAGATCGCTGGACCTTCGCGCTGACCCGCCAAATCGATCATTTCTCGCTGCTACGCCTGCAGGCTTCTCGCGCCGATCTATGGGTCGAGGGCGAGAAAGAGAAGGTCAATCAGATCTTCCTGCAATACCAGCACAGCCTCGGCGCCCACGGTGCGCACAGTTTCTGA
- a CDS encoding Fur family transcriptional regulator, which translates to MNIMCPGAANKNTDPLDRAAARCAARGVRLTPIRRDVLALLLRHENGLKAYDLLAQIKQLRSNATPPTVYRALDFLIEQGLVHKIGRINQFVACRHESHDLPGLFLVCPRCGKVSELQDAALMQSLLRSIGQAGHALDCPEVEVTATCPDCRGCRPTACC; encoded by the coding sequence ATGAACATCATGTGTCCGGGCGCAGCTAACAAGAACACGGATCCTCTGGATCGTGCAGCTGCCCGCTGCGCGGCGCGCGGGGTGCGGTTGACACCAATTCGCCGTGATGTGCTTGCGTTGCTTCTTCGGCACGAGAACGGCCTGAAAGCCTATGATCTGCTCGCCCAGATCAAGCAACTACGCAGTAACGCAACCCCGCCGACGGTTTATCGGGCACTGGACTTTTTGATTGAGCAGGGGTTGGTTCACAAGATCGGTCGGATCAACCAGTTCGTGGCCTGTCGTCACGAATCGCATGACCTACCCGGTCTGTTCCTGGTCTGTCCTCGTTGCGGGAAAGTGAGCGAACTTCAGGATGCGGCTCTGATGCAATCGTTGTTGCGTAGCATCGGCCAAGCCGGGCATGCACTCGACTGCCCGGAAGTGGAAGTTACCGCAACCTGTCCGGATTGCCGTGGCTGTCGTCCAACGGCGTGCTGTTGA